One part of the Vicia villosa cultivar HV-30 ecotype Madison, WI linkage group LG6, Vvil1.0, whole genome shotgun sequence genome encodes these proteins:
- the LOC131613168 gene encoding uncharacterized protein LOC131613168, which translates to MHDPLKNNSKAKAAHTVGSDPAVEEINKDGQGITENTNVTEDVNDIKNNEHPKANTETGTNVVNLDEYSDNELLTSLNLSVANKLMTRRKGKDVVQRSPKKSIQVKIPAKDTSRKKSTSAGPIKSKAVTKSTGVGPSKSWSRVIPKKRKKREIVEPESDVEVNVPDIPSRKKPTTNKLAASIPKVPIDSVSFHYASSASRWKYVLQKRLAVERELAPNALENKEVLELIQEAGLLKTVCNLPKCYEKLVKEFVVNLSEDCGNSRSVDFRKVFVRGKCVSFSSSAMNKFLERTDEAQTELEVTDNKVCQVITAKQVNSWPLKEKLTASKLSIKYAMLHKIGAANWVLTNHKSTISTVLGRFIYVVGTKAKFNYGTYIFEQTLKHAGSFSIKGPIAFPFRLCGIILDQYPNILNEHDIVCKRESPLGFDYKLF; encoded by the coding sequence ATGCATGACCCCCTCAAAAACAACAGTAAGGCTAAGGCTGCTCACACCGTTGGAAGTGACCCAGCTGTAGAGGAGATCAACAAGGATGGACAAGGGATTACTGAGAATACCAATGTTACCGAGGATGTCAATGACATCAAAAATAATGAGCATCCTAAGGCCAATACCGAAACTGGTACTAATGTGGTAAACTTAGATGAGTACTCTGACAACGAATTACTTACCTCCTTGAATCTAAGTGTAGCCAACAAACTAATgacaagaagaaaaggaaaagatgtTGTCCAAAGATCCCCGAAAAAGAGCATACAAGTGAAAATACCTGCCAAAGATACTTCCAGAAAGAAGAGTACTTCTGCTGGTCCTATCAAGAGCAAAGCTGTAACTAAGAGTACAGGGGTTGGTCCATCAAAATCTTGGAGCAGGGTcattccaaagaaaagaaagaagcggGAAATTGTTGAACCTGAGTCTGATGTTGAAGTGAATGTTCCTGACATCCCATCAAGGAAGAAGCCTACAACCAACAAGCTTGCTGCTAGTATCCCTAAAGTTCCTATAGATAGTGTGTCATTCCACTATGCCTCCAGTGCCAGCAGGTGGAAATATGTTCTTCAAAAGAGATTAGCCGTTGAAAGGGAATTGGCTCCAAATGCTCTTGAGAACAAAGAGGTCTTAGAGCTAATTCAAGAAGCTGGTCTATTAAAGACTGTTTGCAATCTTCCTAAATGTTATGAGAAGCTGGTCAAAGAATTTGTTGTGAACTTATCTGAAGATTGTGGCAACAGCAGGAGTGTGGACTTCAGAAAAGTGTTTGTGAGAGGTAAGTGTGTATCATTCTCTTCGTCTGCGATGAATAAATTCTTGGAAAGAACAGATGAAGCTCAAACTGAGCTTGAAGTAACAGACAACAAAGTTTGTCAAGTGATCACAGCCAAGCAAGTAAATAGCTGGCCTCTAAAAGAGAAGCTAACTGCAAGTAAGCTGAGCATCAAGTATGCAATGCTTCACAAGATAGGAGCAGCTAATTGGGTACTAACAAATCACAAGTCCACTATTTCAACTGTACTTGGGAGATTTATATATGTTGTAGGAACAAAGGCGAAGTTTAACTATGGAACATATATCTTTGAACAAACCTTGAAGCATGCTGGAAGCTTCAGTATTAAGGGTCCAATTGCCTTCCCATTCCGCCTGTGTGGTATAATTTTGGATCAGTATCCAAACATTCTCAATGAACATGATATAGTGTGCAAAAGAGAGAGTCCCTTGGGCTTTGATTACAAACTGTTTTAG